A DNA window from Actinomadura luzonensis contains the following coding sequences:
- a CDS encoding carbohydrate ABC transporter permease: MLSRKTARLERRRRLGPLGVLTHVALVIWTLLVMVPILWTFLASVKSEDEIFGDAWSLPATPHWDNFARAWEQAHIGQYMLNSVIVVAFSTFGTMLIGSMAAYVLARYPFRGNRAVYLLFVSGLAFPVYLALTPLFFVVQNMGNVPVVGPLIGLNTHAGLVLVYIAYSMPFTVFFLSAFFRTLPTAVGEAAMVDGASHTRVFFQIMLPMARPGIVSITIFNVLGQWNQYQLPLVLLQERDKWVLTQGIADISTAAGYDQDWAALFAALTLAILPMLIVYTVFQRQIQAGLTSGALK, from the coding sequence ATGCTCTCTCGCAAGACCGCCCGCCTGGAGCGCCGGCGGCGGCTCGGGCCGCTCGGCGTCCTCACGCACGTGGCGCTGGTCATCTGGACCCTGCTGGTGATGGTGCCGATCCTGTGGACGTTCCTCGCCTCGGTCAAGAGCGAGGACGAGATCTTCGGCGACGCCTGGTCCCTGCCCGCCACCCCCCACTGGGACAACTTCGCGCGGGCCTGGGAGCAGGCGCACATCGGGCAGTACATGCTCAACAGCGTGATCGTGGTGGCCTTCAGCACGTTCGGGACGATGCTCATCGGCTCGATGGCGGCGTACGTGCTGGCCCGCTACCCCTTCCGCGGCAACCGGGCGGTCTACCTGCTGTTCGTCTCCGGCCTGGCCTTCCCCGTCTACCTGGCGCTGACCCCGCTGTTCTTCGTCGTGCAGAACATGGGCAACGTGCCGGTCGTCGGCCCCCTCATCGGCCTCAACACGCACGCCGGGCTCGTGCTGGTGTACATCGCGTACTCGATGCCGTTCACCGTCTTCTTCCTGTCGGCCTTCTTCCGCACGCTGCCGACGGCGGTGGGGGAGGCCGCCATGGTGGACGGCGCCTCGCACACGCGGGTGTTCTTCCAGATCATGCTGCCGATGGCGCGGCCGGGCATCGTCAGCATCACCATCTTCAACGTGCTGGGCCAGTGGAACCAGTACCAGCTCCCGCTGGTGCTGCTCCAGGAGCGCGACAAGTGGGTGCTCACGCAGGGCATCGCCGACATCTCCACCGCCGCCGGCTACGACCAGGACTGGGCGGCGCTGTTCGCCGCCCTGACGCTGGCCATCCTGCCGATGCTGATCGTCTACACGGTCTTCCAGCGGCAGATCCAGGCCGGTCTGACGTCGGGTGCCCTGAAATGA
- a CDS encoding phosphotransferase family protein, whose protein sequence is MTGDIRALLARHLPGYQVRTIVPLGQGLDHTVSEVNGELLIRLPKAADPEAVRQEAARLAAVAELSPLPVPEVVFADAEAGVLACRKLPGRPLNEHPPPDPARLAGPLGRFLGALHAADPGRMRDLAPLDLYPAPALLQDAELDYRDVEAHVPVDQRALVERFLAEPPPGEPRSLRFCHNDLGAEHILVDAATGTVTGVIDWSDAAVTDPAHDFARLYRDLGPGFFELTAAHYPFPLTGDDRARIRFHARCALIEDLAYGLSTGPRHYADAALAHLARTFS, encoded by the coding sequence GTGACTGGCGACATCCGCGCGTTGCTGGCCCGCCACCTCCCCGGCTACCAGGTCCGCACGATCGTCCCGCTCGGCCAGGGGCTCGACCACACCGTGTCCGAGGTCAACGGCGAGCTGCTGATCAGGCTGCCCAAGGCGGCCGACCCCGAGGCCGTCCGCCAGGAGGCGGCCCGCCTCGCGGCGGTCGCCGAGCTGTCCCCGCTGCCGGTGCCCGAGGTCGTCTTCGCCGACGCCGAGGCGGGCGTCCTCGCCTGCCGCAAGCTCCCCGGCCGGCCGCTCAACGAGCACCCGCCGCCCGACCCGGCCCGCCTGGCCGGGCCGCTCGGCCGCTTCCTCGGCGCCCTGCACGCCGCCGACCCCGGCCGCATGCGTGACCTCGCCCCGCTCGACCTCTACCCGGCCCCGGCCCTGCTGCAGGACGCCGAGCTCGACTACCGCGACGTCGAGGCGCACGTCCCCGTGGACCAGCGGGCCCTGGTCGAGCGCTTCCTCGCCGAGCCGCCGCCCGGCGAGCCCCGCTCGCTGCGCTTCTGCCACAACGACCTCGGCGCCGAGCACATCCTGGTCGACGCCGCCACCGGCACGGTGACCGGCGTCATCGACTGGAGCGACGCCGCCGTCACCGACCCGGCCCACGACTTCGCCCGCCTCTACCGCGACCTCGGGCCCGGGTTCTTCGAGCTGACGGCCGCGCACTACCCCTTCCCCCTCACCGGCGACGACCGCGCCCGCATCCGCTTCCACGCCCGCTGCGCGCTCATCGAGGACCTCGCCTACGGCCTCAGCACCGGCCCCCGGCACTACGCCGACGCCGCGCTCGCCCACCTCGCCCGGACGTTCTCATGA
- a CDS encoding GNAT family N-acetyltransferase produces MRSIWVGERVRLRAREPADWEVFHAFDEDSEAVRDGWRLQPPRSAARAQKAAEEAAGEEPDLDRFDLVIAELGSGAPVGAINTHQIDRDHGTFAYGLSVGRPHRRNGYASEAVVLVLRYMFFERRFQKAEAWVYGSNEPSLALHRRMGFVEEGRRRRSHYHAGRYDDEVLFGMTIEEFTERYA; encoded by the coding sequence ATGAGGTCCATCTGGGTCGGCGAGCGCGTCCGGCTGCGCGCCAGGGAGCCGGCGGACTGGGAGGTCTTCCACGCCTTCGACGAGGACTCCGAGGCGGTGCGCGACGGCTGGCGCCTCCAGCCGCCGCGCTCGGCGGCCCGCGCCCAGAAGGCCGCCGAGGAGGCCGCGGGGGAGGAGCCGGACCTCGACCGGTTCGACCTGGTGATCGCCGAGCTGGGGAGCGGCGCCCCGGTCGGCGCGATCAACACCCACCAGATCGACCGCGACCACGGCACCTTCGCCTACGGCCTCAGCGTCGGCCGGCCCCACCGGCGCAACGGCTACGCCTCCGAGGCCGTCGTGCTCGTGCTGCGGTACATGTTCTTCGAGCGCCGCTTCCAGAAGGCCGAGGCGTGGGTGTACGGCTCCAACGAGCCCTCGCTGGCCCTGCACCGGCGGATGGGCTTCGTCGAGGAGGGCCGCCGCCGCAGGAGCCACTACCACGCCGGCCGCTACGACGACGAGGTGCTGTTCGGCATGACGATCGAGGAGTTCACCGAGCGCTACGCCTGA
- the metE gene encoding 5-methyltetrahydropteroyltriglutamate--homocysteine S-methyltransferase: MPPLPTTTIGSFPQTGELRAARAAVTAGTLSAGEYERRVEAEIERVIRLQERLGLDVLVHGEPERNDMVQYFAEHLDGFAVTRNGWVQSYGSRCTRPPILHGDVRRPAPITVRWARYAQSLTEQPVKGMLTGPVTIVAWSFRRDDLPLRDVVFQVAEAIREEVADLEAAGTSIIQVDEPALRELLPLRRAAQEEYLEWAVAAYRRATSGVADRTQIHTHLCYSDADQILAAIDGLDADVTTIESARSGARILGAVREFGRGLGPGVYDIHSPRVPPAAEVEELLRRTLAALPAERVWVNPDCGLKTRTYEQVEAALANVVAAARRLRERAGQA; the protein is encoded by the coding sequence CTGCCGCCGCTGCCCACCACCACGATCGGCTCGTTCCCGCAGACCGGCGAGCTGCGCGCGGCCCGCGCCGCCGTCACCGCGGGCACGCTGAGCGCCGGGGAGTACGAGCGCCGCGTCGAGGCCGAGATCGAGCGGGTGATCCGGCTGCAGGAGCGGCTCGGCCTGGACGTCCTGGTGCACGGCGAGCCCGAGCGCAACGACATGGTGCAGTACTTCGCCGAGCACCTCGACGGCTTCGCCGTCACCAGGAACGGCTGGGTCCAGTCGTACGGCTCCCGCTGCACCCGCCCGCCGATCCTGCACGGCGACGTGCGCCGGCCGGCGCCGATCACGGTGCGCTGGGCCCGGTACGCGCAGTCGCTGACGGAGCAGCCGGTCAAGGGCATGCTGACCGGCCCCGTGACGATCGTGGCCTGGTCGTTCCGCCGGGACGACCTGCCGCTGCGCGACGTGGTGTTCCAGGTCGCGGAGGCCATCAGGGAGGAGGTGGCCGACCTGGAGGCGGCCGGGACGTCGATCATCCAGGTGGACGAGCCGGCGCTGCGCGAGCTGCTGCCGCTGCGGCGGGCGGCGCAGGAGGAGTACCTGGAGTGGGCGGTCGCGGCGTACCGGCGGGCCACCTCGGGCGTCGCCGACCGCACGCAGATCCACACGCACCTGTGCTATTCGGACGCCGACCAGATCCTCGCCGCGATCGACGGGCTGGACGCCGACGTGACCACGATCGAGTCGGCCCGGTCGGGGGCGCGCATTCTGGGCGCGGTGCGGGAGTTCGGGCGCGGGCTCGGGCCGGGCGTCTACGACATCCACTCGCCGCGCGTGCCGCCCGCGGCGGAGGTCGAGGAGCTGCTGCGGCGGACGCTGGCCGCGCTGCCCGCCGAGCGGGTCTGGGTGAACCCGGACTGCGGGCTGAAGACGCGGACGTACGAGCAGGTGGAGGCGGCCCTCGCCAACGTCGTCGCGGCCGCCCGCCGCCTGCGGGAGCGGGCCGGTCAGGCGTAG
- a CDS encoding LysR family transcriptional regulator has protein sequence MLREIHCFTRVAARLSFSAAAADLGMSQPAMSQAITRLERAAGVRLFERTAREVRLTAAGKALLPYAEQVLESAAAFTAEAARLARPTIHLAYPPLVGTLAARVVRRLAGRSPSIGVELRAAGRAAAAQALAAGEVSAAILATPAPAAFVTAARFHVTVDHLAVPAGHRLAARPRLTPDDLAGHLLLTPSARPWAGLPGRSRLVPDDDFGAALDLVAAGAGLLPIPQLLVRAVRRDDVRFVPLEAGELRITYALAWSRDRVTPELMALVQAVQDALWTR, from the coding sequence ATGCTCAGAGAGATCCACTGCTTCACCCGGGTCGCCGCCCGGCTGAGCTTCTCGGCCGCCGCCGCCGACCTGGGCATGTCGCAGCCGGCGATGAGCCAGGCCATCACCCGGCTCGAACGCGCCGCCGGCGTCCGGCTCTTCGAGCGCACCGCCCGCGAGGTGCGGCTCACCGCCGCCGGCAAGGCGCTGCTGCCCTATGCCGAGCAGGTGCTGGAGTCGGCCGCCGCGTTCACCGCCGAAGCCGCCCGGCTCGCCCGGCCGACCATTCACCTGGCTTATCCACCGCTCGTCGGCACGCTCGCCGCCCGCGTCGTGCGCCGCCTGGCCGGGCGCAGCCCGTCGATCGGCGTGGAGCTGCGCGCCGCCGGCCGCGCCGCGGCGGCGCAGGCGCTCGCGGCGGGCGAGGTCTCGGCCGCCATCCTCGCCACCCCGGCCCCGGCCGCGTTCGTCACGGCCGCCCGCTTCCACGTGACCGTGGACCACCTGGCCGTCCCGGCCGGCCACCGCCTGGCCGCCCGCCCCCGGCTCACCCCGGACGACCTGGCCGGCCACCTCCTGCTCACCCCGTCCGCCCGCCCGTGGGCGGGCCTGCCCGGCCGCTCGCGCCTGGTCCCCGACGACGACTTCGGCGCCGCGCTCGACCTGGTGGCGGCCGGCGCGGGCCTGCTGCCCATCCCGCAGCTCCTGGTCCGCGCGGTGCGCCGCGACGATGTGCGCTTCGTGCCGCTGGAGGCGGGGGAGCTGCGGATCACCTACGCGCTGGCCTGGTCACGCGACCGGGTCACACCCGAGCTCATGGCCCTGGTGCAGGCCGTCCAGGACGCCCTGTGGACCCGCTGA
- a CDS encoding pentapeptide repeat-containing protein: MDFDGEDLSHKALGDRLPPGEQHLFRGCDLTEADLWGAALGGARFESCVLDGTDFRRADLDGAVFTGGGGMRTRFNDADLIDASFTDVDLSSAQFAGALLTDAAFTGCRMIGASLTASRGTGFTLTRSNLTLANLGGCSLRGALVEGVRFDDADLSGCDFTEATLNDCRLLGARLLGATFTKADLRGADLGQPDDARLRAFAGAVINQAQANAILAARGITVA, translated from the coding sequence GTGGACTTCGACGGCGAGGACCTTTCCCACAAGGCGCTGGGCGACCGGCTGCCGCCCGGCGAGCAGCACCTGTTCCGGGGCTGCGACCTGACGGAGGCCGACCTGTGGGGGGCCGCGCTCGGCGGGGCCAGGTTCGAGTCCTGCGTCCTCGACGGCACCGACTTCCGCAGGGCCGACCTCGACGGCGCGGTCTTCACGGGCGGAGGCGGCATGCGCACCCGCTTCAACGACGCCGACCTCATCGACGCCTCCTTCACCGACGTCGACCTGTCCTCGGCCCAGTTCGCCGGGGCGCTGCTGACCGACGCCGCGTTCACCGGCTGCCGCATGATCGGCGCCTCGCTCACCGCCTCGCGCGGCACCGGCTTCACGCTCACCCGCTCCAACCTCACCCTGGCCAACCTGGGCGGCTGCTCGCTGCGCGGCGCGCTGGTCGAGGGCGTGCGCTTCGACGACGCCGACCTGTCGGGCTGCGACTTCACCGAGGCCACCCTGAACGACTGCCGGCTCCTCGGCGCCCGCCTGCTCGGCGCCACGTTCACGAAGGCCGACCTGCGGGGCGCCGACCTCGGGCAGCCCGACGACGCCCGGCTGCGCGCGTTCGCGGGCGCGGTCATCAACCAGGCCCAGGCCAACGCCATCCTCGCCGCCCGCGGCATCACCGTGGCGTGA